The following is a genomic window from Garra rufa chromosome 4, GarRuf1.0, whole genome shotgun sequence.
ATATATTATGTGTGTATATAATAATTTATCTTAGtaataaaatgttagttttttttaatttagccgttttatatataaaaagtgtATACACacaattttagtttaatttaaacaattagtttaataattttatgataacaatttaataattaagaataaaaatataaattttacagtttttcttaaataaatttgcaatttaatatatatatatatatatatatatatatatatatatatatatataacaaatggAATTAATagatacactactagtcaaaatgatttatgtttttaaagaagtctcttctgctcaccaagcctgcatttatttgatccaagatcaaaagcagtaaaattgtcaaatatttttactatttaaaacaactgttttctatttgaatgtattttaaggtttaatttattcctgtgatcaaaactacatgttcagcatcattactccagtcttaagtgtcacatgatccttcatagaTCATTATAAtgactgatttgctgctcaaaaaactatttttattgttatcaatatttaaaacagctgattttttttttttacgattctttgatgaatagaaaaatccaaagatcagtatttatctgaaataaaaagcttttgtaatattatacactataccattcaaaagcttgaagtcagtgtgtgtgtgtgtatatatatatatatatatatatatatatatatatcatttttttggtaaagaaattaatgcttttattatgcaaggtatgctttaaattgatcaaaagtgatgataaagacattttttcatgttacaaaagatttctatttcagataaacactgttcttctgaactttctattcatcaaagaaacctgaaataattaaactcagctgttttcaacataataatgataaatgttttttgaggagcgaatcagcatattagaatggtttctgaaggatcatgtgacactaaagactggagtaatgatgctaaaaaaatcagctttaaaatcacaggaataaattatattttaaaatatattcaaatagaaaaaagttattttaaataataaaaatatttcaaaattttgctgtactttggatcaaataaatgcaggcttaattttttttcttaaataatctcattgatgtgtgtttgtgttgcagCACAATCACTGCCTGGGGAAAGGACCATGAGAAGGATGCTTTTGAGCACATCATCAAGCAGTTCCCCTCCGTCCCCGTGTCTATCGTCAGCGACAGCTACGACATCTACAACGCCTGCGAGAAGATCTGGGGCGAGGACCTTAGGAGTCTGATTGAGATGAGGAGCGCAGACGCCCCGCTGGTGGTCCGACCAGATTCAGGAAACCCTCTAGACACAGTGCTAAAGGTAGAAATCACAGTATCTCTTAATTGTGCTTTCAATGTAGTTCATGTCAACTTTTGAGTTTGCTTAGGTCTATTAAATCTTATATTGCAGGTCCTAGAAATTTTAGGAAAGAAATTTTCTCCGACTGAGAACTCCAAAGGCTATAAGGTGCTTCCTCCCTACATCAGAGTCATTCAGGGTGACGGTGTGGACATCAATACTTTACAGGAGGTGTGTATGTCGTCCAGCTCATGACAGAATAACAACTGTGCACTATATGAGCTCTTGGAGATCTTCAAACTTATTCTGTACCTATTTTATTATGTTGCACAGATTGTGGAGGGCATGAAAGAGCACAAATGGAGCATCGAGAACATCGCGTTTGGCTCAGGAGGAGCTTTGCTGCAAAAACTGACCCGAGATCTGCTCAACTGCTCTTTTAAATGCAGTTATGTGGTGACGAACGGACTGGGCGTAAGTGTTGTCATTCGCTGTCAATGCAATTACATGCTTCATCTTTAATTTTATTGATTTGCAATGCACTTAAAATGGTCTGAAAATGGTGATTTTGCATTAATaaaattaagctatttttttaaaaaacatttaaagctatttttttcTGATATTTAAGCACATTCTACCACAAATAATGAAATAAcactgaaaatgaaaaatattgaTACTCTAATGCATGCTGTATATGTAAAATcgtattttaaatgtcttttttttaatgttacaaaagtgacAGTGTAATACTGTAATGAACATTTTGCTAGAAATTATGCAAAAAGTAATACTATAGTAtggacctggaccacaaaaccagtcataagggttaatttttttttaaattgcaatttacACATTGtctgaaggctgaataaatatgctttccattgatgtgtggttgtTAGGATTAAACAATAtctggctgagatgcaactatttatattgggtgcaagaaaatcaaaatattgagaaaatcacctttaaagttgtccaaatgaagttcttaccaatgcattaagtttttgatatatttatagtggaaaaatatttaaatatcttcatggaatatgatctttacttaatatcctaatgatttttggcataaaagaaaaatcgataattttgacccatacaatgtatatggttttgtggtccaggttcacatatataaTTATAGTATTAGTTGTAGAATCAATTTATAAACTGAATTTATCTGACATTGCATGCTATATATTATTCAGATCAGTGATGTtgagaaaatgtattttatgcaTTAATAAGTTGTTGTTGATTATAGGTAAACGTCTTCAAAGACCCTGTTGCAGACCCCAATAAAAGGTCAAAGAAGGGTCGGCTTTCCCTTCACAGGAAGCCAAATGGAGATTTTGTTACTCTGGAAGAAGGAAAGGGTGATCTGGAGGAATACGGAGAGGTACGTTCTTCAAATTTACTTCAAATTAATCATGCATTTGACCTTAAGccataaattttaaataaatggtataacaaaaatcttaattataattttaagaggtcttaaatTTGGAGAAAGACATAAATTGCAATATGGCCTAATGTGATTTAATGAACTTCAAAAGGCtaggatttaataaaaaatttgttTAGACATTCTGCAGTTTCGGAGCAGCTTGCAATCAATTCATTAAATGCATTTATGGCAAACGACTGCTTGTGGTTTactgtttataatttattaaaaatgttggcTGAATGGTGTTTATATTGTAATGTGTTACAGATGGTTGTGTAAGTACATACTTTATCGCTCTCATTCGAAAGTAAAGCAATGACATTTCAAAAATAAGAGTCCCAGAGTATTACaggcttttttaaaaattaaaagtcCTCCATTAATGCATAAAATCATTTGTTCTACTCTTGTTCAGGTTATATTCTTCTGGCTtctttgaaataaaatttaacaTATTTGATATTTTGATGCACGTATCAgaaaaataagatttttaatttttttttttttggtaaagaatTGTATTTTGcttgccaagcctgcatttatttgattcaaagtacagtaaaaacagtaaaattttgaaatattttaattattttattctatatgaatatattttaaaatgtaatttattcctgtgatttcaaggatgaattttcagcatcattactccagtcacatgatccttcagaaatcattttgatattctgatttgcagctcaaaaacatttattattagtattgtgttgaaaacagctgagtataatttgtACAGGTTtcttttcatcacttttgatcaatttaaagcatcctcgctaaataaaagtaagaatttctataatttcttttcccaaaaataaaataaaataacaaatatactgactccaagcttttgaatggtgtagtgtatattacaacagctttttatttcatataaatgctggtGATTTCTaatcaccaaagaatcctgaaaaaatgtactgaactgttttaaatattgataaaaaaaattagaatattagaatgatttctgaagtatcacgtGACACTAAAACTGTAGtagtaatgctgaaaatctagatttgatcgcaggaataaattatatcctaaaatatattcaaatagaaagcagttgttttaaattgtaaaaatatttcacagttttactgtactttggatgaaataaatgcaggcttgttgagcagaagttgagttttttaaacattaaaaatctttctgttcaaaaacttttgacatgcATATATTGGATTAAACAAGTACAATAAAACTCCGAAAATTGCATGCATTTCCAGTTAATTTCAACTATTTCCATCTGTCCCCTGGCAGGATTTGCTGCACACTGTGTTCAGGAACGGGAAGATTGTAAAGACGTACACCTTCGATGAGGTCAGAGACAATGCCAAGCTGAAGGAGAGTGAACTGGAGGACCTGCTGCTCTGAGAGTGTCTCCCATCAGCCCTCTCTCTCCACCCACACCCACCCGAGAGAGAGCCTGCGTCCCGACAGACGTGAGGACACACACTTACCCCCACGTTCAGTGTACAGAGCCGTTCTATGTTTCTGTCGACCGACTCCGCTACGCTTCAGTGTCTCTTTTTTAACGGCGGACGAGAGCAGTTATCAtgctatttaaatcatttaactgTGTATTTGACCAAGCGTGCTATTGATCACACGTCTTTGCAGGAATGGAGACGTTTTATGTGTGCGTATACCGCAAGAGAAGATTTCGCTTTGCTTGACCGTAGGACTGAAAGGTAATCGTTCAGTGTTTGTCGAATGTGAATGTTGTGTGTAGGGTTTATCACTTTTATGCAAAGGAGACGGCGCAACTAGAGGGATACTTTCATTCTCTTTCATTGGCCTTGTGTTTTTTTCGTCATTTCGGGTTTTGTTCGAAAGGTTTGAAACCTGAAAGAGTGTTTAGGTCACATTTCACCCTAGAATCAAAAGTAAAGAGAAGGTTAATTTtgcatacagaaaaaaaaattgcattatttCCATGATATTTAAGCTTATTCCAACACCAGTTCTCATTACTATACTGTGTCCAGATGTTGcttttatttttactgttttgacaGTAGTTAGTGATTCTTACGGAAGCCCATTTCTGGCActgaataaaaatagaaaaagatagttgtgactttttttctcacaattgcgagtttatatcttctacttctgactttttttcctcaagaggtatgatgtaaactcacaattgcgaattacaaagtcagaagtgtgagatataaaacccgcaattctgactttttcttttcagaatcgcaagtttatatcttgcaattgtgactttctcagaattatgagatatatacTCTCAATTGTGTGTTATTAAGtaagaattgcgatataaactcacaattctgagaatttttttagatttagacttttctcagaatttggagatatgaactcgcagttatgagttatgaagtcagaattgcgagatataaactcacatttctgaattttttttctcagaattgcaagtttatatcttgcaattgtgacttttttctcagaattattagatataaactcattgtgttataaactcacaattgcgagttatagtcagaattctgagaaaaaaatcagaattgtgaggaaaaagtcatcaATCACTctctaaaaatgttaaatgttattaCTGTAATGCAGCATTTttgaaaggatttttttttaattggcatAAATTAGGCACACATGCTGTATAAATgatgcatataaaaaaaaaaaaaatatatatatatatatataattatatgcaTTACAATAATGGGAATTTATGGGCTTTATTTTATGAAAAAGTAGTGTCACAATGTTAACTCTTAAAAATAGatgtattttcttttttgcaaaatataattccttattctttcttttaatttttgaggTGAAATATTACCTGGACATGTTCTTGTCCGGATTCATCTGAATATAATAGACCCTTTCTTTTCTGCAAAGAACATTATCCTGATTTTGCCAACATGTTAAGTGCTTCACCATAATATACAATGTAAACCTGACATATTTAAGtcaaaaaaagtctttttttttttaaaagtatttctcACTACAGCTCTTGCTTTGAAAACGCCAGTTTTATTATACAGCGGgaatcattttaaagagcttggTTTTACTATTTTCCTACTGTTTCAAACTTCAGAATCATTATTTTTTATGACAGACGTAAATATCGCCAGAGGAATATCCAGACTGATTAATGTGGCCAAACTGCCTCCTCTCTTGTATATACCGGCACGCGTGTTTGTTTTGAGAGAGCTGGCTTCTTCTTTGTGCAAATAGAAATCTGTTCTTATTTTTGTCTAATATGCCCATTTTGTACCAACAGAAAAATCCACGTATCTGTTACGTTCTGTAGAAAGACTGATGCTGCTCGTCAGTCTCCGGCACGTGCGTTGATATGCAtatgtgcgagtgtgtgtgtgtacgtacaTGTTTGATTGACGATActtgttaattataatttcatcGATGTTTTTATGTATATGTTGGGTCTCCCTTTTTCTTTCAGCCTCTTgggttgaatatatatatattttaaaactaacttGACCGATGCCGTTTTTGACAGCATATTACACTGAAGACAGTCCATCCTTTTTGCTGAAATGTtattctttcttttccttttttatgggatagtaaaaaagatgaatCCATTCCCTTTTATAGCTGCTGTAATGACAGTAAACTGTTTTCTCAATGCACTAGCCTTCAATCTAGTAACGAAATCACTTCATTTTGATGATGAGTTAAAAACTGTGTTAAGGAACATTAGTGTGAAAGTTTAAATAAAAAGCAATATCATACCAAATCAGGTTTGAGTTGTATTTCTCTGGATGCGTTGCTCAACAGATGGTCATTTGATTTGGGAAAATAAGCTTTTACTGTTTATATTTGGTTGCAGCTGTTCATTACACAATGTACATACAgcatattgttttattttcaattaCAAGCATTATGAACTGAACTGTAATTTTGTTTAGTTGTGGTTTATCTGCAGATACCCAAATTATACTTTTCTGCCCCAGAACAGTAAACAGATCCTGTTTCGAAGCTcagaactacatcaaatgattcgcgaactcgtgcCGAAGTTCacatctacatcaaatgattcgcgaactcgtgccgaagctccgaactacatcaaatgattcgcgaactcgtgcCGAAGTTCacatctacatcaaatgattcgcgaactcgtgccgaagctccgaactacatcaaatgattcgcgaactcgtgccgaagctccgaactacatcaaatgattcgcgaactcgtgccgaagctccgaactacatcaaatgattcgcgaactcgtgccgaagctccgaactacatcaaatgattcgcgaactcgtgcCGAAGTTCacatctacatcaaatgattcgcgaactcgtgccgaagctccgaactacatcaaatgattcgcgaactcgtgcCGAAGTTCacatctacatcaaatgattcgcgaactcgtgccgaagctccgaactacatcaaatgattcgcgaactcgtgccgaagctccgaactacatcaaatgattcgcgaactcgtgcCGAAGTTCacatctacatcaaatgattcgcgaactcgtgccgaagctccgaactacatcaaatgattcgcgaactcgtgcCGAAGTTCacatctacatcaaatgattcgcgaactcgtgccgaagctccgaactacatcaaatgattcgcgaactcgtgcCGAAGTTCacatctacatcaaatgattcgcgaactcgtgccgaagctccgaactacatcaaatgattcgaaaAATTATACTTAATAGTGTAGATATGCATACCCTTAAATAAAAAGAGTACTTTTTTAAACAGCTATGTTTCACAAAACTGGACTGAAATCACTCGAGCGGAACTGTTGTCAATGTAACG
Proteins encoded in this region:
- the LOC141333453 gene encoding nicotinamide phosphoribosyltransferase-like, which gives rise to MEKSGPTHFGSPPATAGIGASAHLVNFKGTDTVAGIGVIKKYYGTKDPVPGFSVPAAEHSTITAWGKDHEKDAFEHIIKQFPSVPVSIVSDSYDIYNACEKIWGEDLRSLIEMRSADAPLVVRPDSGNPLDTVLKVLEILGKKFSPTENSKGYKVLPPYIRVIQGDGVDINTLQEIVEGMKEHKWSIENIAFGSGGALLQKLTRDLLNCSFKCSYVVTNGLGVNVFKDPVADPNKRSKKGRLSLHRKPNGDFVTLEEGKGDLEEYGEDLLHTVFRNGKIVKTYTFDEVRDNAKLKESELEDLLL